The proteins below come from a single Ruegeria sp. SCSIO 43209 genomic window:
- a CDS encoding GNAT family N-acetyltransferase, whose translation MAEISQVRAMTGTTLVDALDEVARLRIDVFHAWPYLYDGDLKYERKYLQSYVDSARAIVVGAFDDDTLVGASTGAPLTDHADDFAAAFEGSDLSLGDIFYCAESVLLPEYRGQGAGHTFFDLREAHAHAMGFTKSAFCSVVRPDDHPMRPDHYRPLDAFWRARGYAPLPGVVAQFSWKDRGDDCETQKPLQFWIRDL comes from the coding sequence ATGGCTGAGATTTCGCAGGTCCGCGCAATGACCGGAACGACATTGGTCGACGCGTTGGATGAAGTCGCGCGCCTGCGGATCGACGTATTTCACGCCTGGCCATATCTCTATGATGGCGATCTGAAGTATGAGCGGAAATACCTGCAGTCTTACGTCGATAGCGCCAGGGCCATCGTTGTCGGAGCGTTCGACGATGATACTTTGGTGGGTGCTTCGACGGGTGCACCTTTGACGGATCACGCCGACGATTTCGCGGCCGCGTTCGAAGGCTCGGACCTGTCGCTGGGCGACATCTTCTATTGCGCAGAATCGGTTCTGCTGCCGGAGTATCGCGGACAGGGCGCAGGCCATACGTTCTTTGATCTGCGCGAAGCCCACGCCCATGCGATGGGATTCACCAAAAGCGCCTTCTGCAGTGTAGTACGCCCTGACGACCACCCCATGCGACCAGATCATTACCGCCCGTTGGATGCCTTCTGGCGCGCGCGGGGTTATGCGCCGCTTCCTGGCGTCGTGGCGCAATTCTCGTGGAAGGATCGAGGCGACGATTGCGAAACCCAAAAGCCGCTTCAATTCTGGATTCGGGATTTATAA
- a CDS encoding TRAP transporter substrate-binding protein, translated as MKTTLTSLAVAASLLAAPVAHAADKMLLKTPIAFSTALPGLGSPIPRVAEQLDLMSGGTLKMKVYEPGKLVPPFEILDAVSSGKINSGYTTAGYWAGKIPAAPLFSAVPFGPEAGEYMAWLYYGNGMNLYQEMYDQAGFNVHVIPCAIIAPETSGWFANEINSPEDLNGLKMRFFGLGGEVMQKLGVATSLLPGGEIFPALEKGAIDATEFSMPAIDARLGFHKLVKYNYFPGWHQQATVFELMINKDVWNEASDQHKAIIENACKASMADSFAEGEAIQHAALLDNVENNGVQIKQWNDEMLSTFRATWEEVAAEQAANDEFFAKVLADMNEFRDGYAVWKENAFLPRK; from the coding sequence ATGAAGACCACCCTGACATCGCTTGCCGTTGCGGCCTCGCTGCTGGCAGCCCCGGTTGCCCACGCGGCGGATAAGATGCTGCTAAAAACCCCAATCGCGTTTTCAACCGCTCTACCGGGCCTCGGCTCGCCGATCCCGCGCGTGGCCGAACAGCTGGACCTGATGTCCGGCGGCACGCTGAAGATGAAGGTTTACGAACCGGGCAAGCTGGTCCCGCCGTTTGAAATTCTGGATGCGGTGTCTTCAGGCAAGATCAATTCGGGCTATACCACTGCCGGCTACTGGGCGGGTAAGATCCCGGCTGCACCGTTGTTCTCGGCCGTTCCGTTTGGCCCTGAGGCGGGCGAATACATGGCGTGGCTGTACTATGGCAACGGCATGAACCTGTATCAGGAGATGTATGATCAGGCAGGCTTCAACGTCCATGTCATTCCCTGCGCCATTATCGCTCCCGAAACCTCGGGCTGGTTCGCGAATGAGATCAACAGCCCCGAGGACCTGAACGGCCTGAAGATGCGCTTTTTCGGTTTGGGTGGCGAAGTGATGCAGAAGCTGGGTGTGGCCACCTCGCTCCTGCCCGGAGGTGAAATCTTCCCGGCACTGGAAAAAGGCGCGATCGACGCGACCGAATTCTCGATGCCTGCCATCGACGCACGCCTCGGTTTCCACAAGTTGGTCAAGTACAACTATTTCCCCGGCTGGCACCAGCAAGCGACAGTGTTTGAACTGATGATCAACAAGGACGTCTGGAACGAAGCCAGCGATCAGCACAAAGCGATCATCGAAAATGCCTGTAAGGCTTCGATGGCTGACAGCTTTGCCGAAGGTGAGGCGATCCAACACGCTGCGCTGCTGGACAACGTTGAAAACAATGGTGTTCAGATCAAGCAGTGGAACGACGAGATGCTGTCAACCTTCCGCGCGACCTGGGAAGAGGTTGCCGCAGAACAGGCCGCCAACGACGAATTCTTTGCCAAGGTTCTGGCCGACATGAACGAATTCCGTGACGGTTATGCGGTCTGGAAAGAGAACGCATTCCTCCCCCGCAAGTAA
- a CDS encoding FadR/GntR family transcriptional regulator, whose protein sequence is MSTNSLFDPVGHESIADAVVAQIETMIVDGILKEGRKIPSERELAEALGVSRPKLREALQILENRGLVTVRHGEGTFIAPLTGRAMSPALLSLYARHGSAFYDYLEYRREQEAFASRLAAQRATQSDKERIAEIIDEMQRAWENDDQDASEEADFRLHAAVVDASQNTTLIHMMASIYDLTRQGVFYNRRFLRSMDGTGEALLEQHKAIAQAIIDGDPDRAETAARTHMDFVEDSFRVGQEQQAREIRAAKRRQFSD, encoded by the coding sequence ATGAGCACGAACAGCCTCTTTGATCCCGTTGGTCACGAATCAATTGCCGATGCTGTCGTTGCACAAATCGAGACAATGATTGTTGATGGAATCCTGAAAGAGGGTCGCAAAATCCCGTCTGAACGGGAGCTTGCGGAAGCCCTAGGCGTTTCACGCCCCAAGCTGCGCGAAGCACTCCAAATCCTCGAAAATCGCGGCTTGGTGACCGTGCGACATGGCGAGGGCACCTTTATCGCCCCACTGACCGGTCGTGCCATGTCGCCCGCCCTTCTGTCTCTCTATGCCCGGCACGGCAGTGCTTTCTACGATTATCTTGAATACCGGCGCGAGCAAGAGGCCTTTGCCAGCCGCCTCGCCGCACAGCGCGCCACACAGTCCGACAAGGAACGGATCGCAGAAATCATCGATGAAATGCAGCGAGCCTGGGAGAATGACGATCAGGATGCCAGTGAAGAGGCTGATTTTCGACTGCACGCCGCCGTTGTCGATGCGAGCCAAAACACGACCCTTATCCACATGATGGCATCCATCTATGACCTCACGCGCCAAGGCGTGTTCTACAACCGCCGCTTCCTGCGCTCGATGGACGGCACGGGTGAAGCACTGCTTGAGCAGCACAAGGCAATCGCGCAGGCCATCATCGACGGCGACCCGGACCGCGCAGAAACCGCCGCACGCACGCATATGGATTTCGTCGAGGATTCATTTCGCGTAGGACAAGAACAACAAGCTCGCGAGATCCGCGCAGCAAAACGGCGGCAGTTTTCGGATTGA
- a CDS encoding ketosteroid isomerase-related protein: MNPTVQTYFDAFNAGDVDGMLACLSDDVAHHVNEGQIRVGKEKFAAFCAHMNHCYRENLTDIVIFEAEGGTRAAAEFIVNGTYLETDEGLPEAYGQTYRLPAGSFFDLNDGKITRVTTFYNLADWTKQVSNG; this comes from the coding sequence ATGAACCCGACCGTGCAAACTTATTTTGATGCCTTCAATGCCGGTGACGTGGATGGCATGCTGGCCTGCCTGTCGGATGACGTGGCCCATCATGTCAACGAAGGTCAGATTCGCGTCGGCAAAGAGAAATTTGCCGCCTTCTGCGCGCATATGAACCACTGTTACCGCGAGAACCTGACGGATATCGTGATCTTTGAAGCCGAAGGCGGTACCCGTGCTGCGGCTGAGTTCATCGTCAACGGAACCTATCTGGAAACTGATGAAGGTCTGCCAGAAGCGTATGGTCAGACTTACCGCTTGCCTGCGGGTTCGTTTTTTGACCTTAACGACGGCAAGATCACCCGCGTGACCACGTTCTACAACCTTGCGGACTGGACCAAACAGGTCTCGAATGGCTGA